A genomic segment from Candidatus Schekmanbacteria bacterium encodes:
- a CDS encoding FAD-binding oxidoreductase has product MKKYFENAIIGGGIIGASILYHLAKSGNTNSILLEKEEMLGTGSTGRSVGGIRCQFSEPANIKMTIESMEILKHLEEEAQIELDFKQNGYLLMASEGATMKDLSDISELLSSLGIRQNLLDSEGLKKRYPYLNTQDLIGGLLTPDDGFLDPHGILYGFLRIAKKLGAVIKTSAEVVNIRKEKDGMFTLCLSSGETINCRNAINAAGPWAGKVTRLAGLEIPVTLFKRNVFITAPTNIVPKDSPITIDFDNPFYFRPESGGLLLSAADKNETEEVDCTLDWESLPVMVEKAINRVPELEETEIVTGWAGVRTLTPDQNAIICESPELGGFYFAAGFSGHGIMHSASAGKLLSEIINGKTITWVKAEIFNLERFNKKFALSEKGVI; this is encoded by the coding sequence ATGAAAAAATATTTTGAAAATGCAATCATAGGCGGTGGAATAATCGGGGCAAGCATACTCTACCATCTCGCAAAAAGCGGGAACACCAACAGTATCCTGCTTGAAAAAGAAGAGATGCTTGGCACAGGTTCAACAGGCAGAAGTGTGGGCGGGATAAGGTGCCAGTTCTCCGAACCTGCCAATATAAAGATGACCATAGAAAGCATGGAGATACTAAAACATCTGGAAGAAGAGGCTCAAATAGAGCTTGATTTCAAACAGAACGGCTACCTTCTCATGGCATCAGAGGGAGCTACAATGAAAGATCTTTCTGACATATCTGAGCTCCTTTCGTCATTAGGCATAAGACAAAACCTGCTTGACAGTGAAGGACTTAAAAAAAGGTATCCCTATTTGAATACGCAGGACCTCATTGGCGGATTGCTCACACCTGACGACGGATTCTTAGACCCTCACGGAATTCTCTATGGGTTTTTAAGGATTGCAAAAAAGCTCGGCGCTGTCATAAAAACCTCAGCAGAGGTTGTGAATATAAGAAAAGAAAAAGACGGAATGTTTACACTCTGTTTAAGCTCGGGAGAAACCATAAACTGCAGGAACGCCATCAATGCAGCAGGTCCATGGGCGGGAAAGGTAACACGTCTTGCAGGTCTTGAGATTCCTGTAACCCTTTTCAAGAGAAATGTTTTTATAACAGCACCTACAAACATTGTTCCCAAAGACTCTCCTATTACAATTGATTTCGACAATCCTTTTTATTTCAGACCAGAAAGCGGAGGACTTCTTTTAAGCGCTGCAGACAAAAATGAAACAGAAGAAGTCGACTGCACACTTGACTGGGAAAGCCTTCCTGTAATGGTGGAAAAAGCGATTAACCGCGTCCCTGAGCTTGAAGAGACAGAAATAGTTACGGGCTGGGCAGGTGTCCGCACACTCACCCCTGACCAGAATGCCATAATCTGCGAATCTCCGGAGCTCGGAGGATTTTATTTTGCAGCAGGATTTAGCGGACACGGGATAATGCACTCTGCCTCAGCAGGAAAGCTGTTGTCAGAAATTATAAATGGGAAAACCATCACATGGGTGAAAGCAGAAATTTTTAATCTCGAAAGGTTTAATAAAAAGTTTGCTCTTTCTGAAAAGGGCGTTATATGA
- the recA gene encoding recombinase RecA, which translates to MAEKETGKESRKKALDLAFSQIEKQFGKGAIMKLGSKEALDVQTISTGSIGLDISLGIGGLPRGRIIEIYGPEASGKTTLALMAAAESQKIGGNCAFIDAEHALDPIYAAKLGVNTDELLISQPDTGEQALEIAETLVRSGAIDLIIIDSVAALVPRAEIEGEMGDSHMGLQARLMSQALRKLTGIISKSSTVMIFINQIRQKIGVMFGNPETTTGGNALKFYASVRLDIRKIGSIKDGQQITGSRTRVKIVKNKLAAPFKEVEFDIMYGEGISKEGDLVDKASEMNIVEKAGAWYAYKGEKIGQGRDNAKVFLKENPDICNKIKEEVYLKSGLTKVKVPEQEV; encoded by the coding sequence ATGGCAGAAAAAGAAACTGGAAAAGAATCAAGGAAAAAAGCACTGGATTTAGCCTTCTCTCAGATAGAAAAGCAGTTCGGGAAAGGAGCCATAATGAAACTTGGCTCAAAGGAGGCATTGGACGTACAGACAATATCTACCGGTTCAATCGGGCTGGATATATCTCTGGGTATAGGCGGCCTGCCGAGAGGAAGGATAATCGAGATCTACGGTCCTGAGGCATCTGGAAAAACTACACTTGCACTCATGGCAGCAGCAGAATCCCAGAAGATTGGAGGAAACTGCGCCTTTATAGATGCAGAGCATGCCCTTGACCCCATATATGCTGCAAAACTCGGCGTCAACACTGATGAGCTTCTTATATCACAGCCTGATACAGGAGAGCAGGCGCTTGAAATAGCGGAAACTCTTGTAAGAAGCGGCGCCATTGATTTAATTATCATCGATTCCGTAGCAGCTCTCGTGCCCCGTGCAGAGATAGAAGGAGAGATGGGGGACAGCCACATGGGGCTTCAGGCACGCCTTATGTCACAGGCGCTAAGAAAACTCACCGGGATTATCAGCAAGTCAAGCACAGTAATGATATTCATCAACCAGATAAGACAGAAGATAGGCGTAATGTTCGGAAATCCTGAGACAACTACCGGTGGAAATGCCCTCAAGTTTTATGCATCTGTAAGACTGGATATCCGCAAGATCGGATCAATAAAGGACGGGCAGCAGATAACAGGGAGCAGGACCAGGGTAAAGATAGTGAAAAACAAACTTGCCGCTCCATTTAAGGAAGTGGAGTTTGACATTATGTACGGCGAGGGGATTTCAAAGGAAGGAGACCTGGTAGACAAGGCTTCTGAAATGAACATAGTTGAAAAAGCCGGGGCTTGGTATGCCTATAAAGGGGAAAAGATAGGTCAAGGGAGAGATAATGCAAAAGTCTTCCTTAAGGAAAACCCTGATATCTGCAATAAGATAAAGGAAGAAGTTTACCTTAAATCAGGACTGACAAAGGTCAAAGTTCCGGAACAGGAAGTATAA
- a CDS encoding tetratricopeptide repeat protein, whose amino-acid sequence MTKVILKMLCFFFLVIMSFECSAEVKERQESIFLEANNLYAAGKYEQALNNYMKIAETGLKDENLFYNIGNSYFRLGRTGLAILYYEKSIILNPRDQDVAANLQYAKKIIVDKIDERGSGRLLKTLFLHDVLSLRELVSLFLSLYLFFWVLLIIRIKYKNVWTGRTALSCFLLLLFCAASLGSIYWSNNIYERAVITDKEADVRSGNDVNSVTLFRLHEGSEAFVLDKNGSWVKIELEDGKKGWIQKSSIKNISDNL is encoded by the coding sequence ATGACCAAGGTTATATTGAAGATGTTATGCTTCTTCTTTCTGGTTATTATGTCTTTTGAATGTTCTGCTGAGGTTAAAGAAAGACAAGAAAGTATTTTTTTGGAGGCAAACAATCTCTATGCTGCCGGGAAATATGAGCAGGCTTTGAATAATTATATGAAGATTGCTGAAACAGGATTAAAGGATGAAAATTTATTTTACAATATCGGCAATTCCTATTTCAGGCTGGGGAGGACAGGATTAGCAATACTCTACTATGAAAAGTCCATTATACTTAACCCAAGGGATCAGGATGTTGCTGCAAACCTTCAATACGCAAAAAAAATAATTGTTGATAAGATCGATGAGAGAGGAAGCGGCAGGTTGTTAAAAACGTTATTCCTGCATGATGTTTTAAGCCTTAGAGAATTAGTTTCCCTGTTTCTTTCTCTGTATCTTTTTTTCTGGGTGCTCCTGATCATAAGGATTAAATACAAAAATGTCTGGACTGGGAGAACCGCACTCTCCTGTTTTCTGCTCCTGTTGTTTTGTGCTGCTTCGCTTGGCTCAATCTACTGGAGTAACAACATATATGAGAGAGCAGTCATAACCGACAAAGAAGCAGATGTAAGGTCAGGAAATGATGTGAATTCTGTAACATTATTCAGGCTTCACGAAGGAAGTGAAGCCTTTGTCCTTGATAAGAACGGCAGTTGGGTGAAAATCGAACTTGAAGACGGCAAAAAAGGCTGGATTCAGAAATCATCTATCAAAAACATCAGCGACAATCTTTGA
- a CDS encoding BatD family protein translates to MKKIKGLFLLFIAFLNASLLPAVAQKSYSAENADNESQQVFSEGKEIFVKAEASPSRAYVNQQIIYSLKFYRRVPVKNASLERQVFERFISEDMGTDKEYPVTVASKEYYVYEKNFVLFPTKAGEFKIPSAGITCDVLVRVGENSGDFLNPFSSNLRGETHTFISNPVTVEVMEVPENGQPAGFNNMVGKYSIKAELSKTRINAGETTLLTITVSGKGNIKDVVLPLLPEITGVKVYEEQPVVTLFNSSGVYSGEKVFKKTLVSFKGGKIVIDPVRISFFDPEEGRYESVETKKIYAEIAGSSKSETENAYTLQSPEGSHANEVRQIAFDILPIKTSLNPSMSYLKFHEIKTLMMLLIIPPAGYVFLLAWQRRRRRYREDIRFTRSAKALAKAMHTLKDAEERLSEGAVMESCEMTLRGVKGYFGDKFCVEGEALTGKELCDVLSGANIKEEKKDEVKEIINDLEQMIFASNAVSQEKTKKIIKIARTSITDCEKLL, encoded by the coding sequence ATGAAAAAAATCAAAGGACTATTTTTATTATTTATTGCATTTTTAAACGCATCTCTTCTTCCTGCGGTTGCTCAAAAATCTTATTCAGCAGAAAATGCGGACAATGAAAGCCAGCAGGTCTTTTCAGAGGGGAAAGAGATTTTTGTAAAAGCCGAGGCCTCACCTTCCAGAGCGTATGTAAATCAGCAGATAATCTACAGCCTCAAATTCTACAGAAGAGTACCGGTAAAAAATGCGTCACTTGAAAGGCAGGTGTTTGAAAGATTTATTTCAGAAGATATGGGGACAGACAAGGAGTATCCGGTAACTGTTGCTTCTAAGGAATATTATGTATATGAGAAAAACTTTGTTCTCTTTCCTACGAAAGCAGGAGAGTTTAAAATTCCGTCTGCCGGAATAACCTGTGATGTGCTGGTCCGGGTTGGAGAAAATTCCGGAGATTTTCTGAATCCATTTTCTAGCAATCTGAGGGGTGAAACACATACATTTATTTCAAATCCTGTAACTGTTGAGGTTATGGAGGTTCCTGAAAATGGGCAACCTGCCGGATTCAACAATATGGTCGGGAAATACAGCATAAAGGCAGAATTATCAAAAACCAGAATCAATGCAGGAGAGACAACACTGTTGACAATAACAGTGAGTGGGAAGGGAAACATAAAAGATGTGGTTCTTCCTCTTTTGCCGGAAATAACAGGAGTAAAGGTTTATGAGGAACAGCCTGTTGTTACGCTTTTTAACAGCAGCGGAGTTTATTCGGGCGAGAAGGTTTTTAAGAAAACGCTTGTTTCTTTCAAGGGGGGAAAAATAGTTATTGATCCTGTAAGAATCTCATTTTTTGATCCTGAAGAAGGAAGATACGAGTCTGTAGAAACAAAAAAAATATATGCTGAAATTGCCGGCAGCTCAAAATCTGAAACAGAAAATGCTTATACACTTCAATCTCCGGAAGGCAGTCATGCTAATGAGGTTAGACAGATCGCTTTTGACATACTGCCGATAAAAACTTCCCTCAATCCTTCCATGTCTTATTTGAAGTTCCATGAAATTAAGACACTGATGATGTTGCTGATAATCCCTCCGGCAGGTTATGTCTTTCTGCTTGCATGGCAGAGGAGAAGACGCAGGTATCGTGAAGACATCAGATTTACGAGAAGCGCAAAGGCTTTAGCTAAAGCGATGCACACACTTAAAGATGCTGAAGAAAGATTGTCCGAAGGAGCTGTCATGGAGTCCTGTGAGATGACTCTCAGGGGGGTTAAAGGTTATTTTGGCGATAAATTCTGCGTAGAAGGAGAGGCCCTTACAGGCAAAGAATTGTGCGATGTCCTTTCTGGTGCCAATATCAAAGAAGAAAAAAAGGATGAAGTGAAAGAAATAATCAATGATTTAGAACAGATGATCTTTGCTTCCAATGCTGTCTCACAGGAGAAGACAAAAAAAATCATTAAGATTGCGCGAACGTCTATAACCGATTGTGAGAAATTATTATGA
- a CDS encoding VWA domain-containing protein produces the protein MKFYSPQYMWLIAIVFLLMVFFICSHRDTKRKAFLFYGDSLHKKLFPADNYKVNAVKATLILVAIVLMVAALLRPQWGFKWIEKKHEGADILIALDVSESMLAGDLEPNRLERAKLEIKDMLKIAGGDRVGLMVFSGDAFLVCPLTLDYGTVAAFLDDINTDTLSAEGTAFDRAIRRSINAFDMKKNNSKAVIFLTDGEDHSAEMSLAVDDAVKNKIRIFCVAMGTEKGAPIPMKDGVFKKDSYGNVIVTRLSLEPLKAMAVKTGGSFVIGELYNNTLEELYNGDIRKMPGSKEQSGEKEKKWNERYKLFLIPAFVLLILEYFYQGGAVINGKEKRWKFSFLILLAILYSGNAESSVLSGDMTNIFESYNGEKYEDVLEKLSMEEIESPQNVYIKYNIGNCLYNLKRYRDSEKYYKLVVKMSADRVLMEKSFYNMGNAFFREGKILEAIKAYSEALAIDGNDSDAAYNLEFAKKKLESISKKETSSVKNAMNENDKTQNLMKEDKKMNDDRNPDLSSKDSGSTNTSKLNEGRDETATTKRSISRAEADAFLGSITDSKKKVLSRQIQSGFPSSQPGTDKDW, from the coding sequence ATGAAATTTTACAGCCCCCAATATATGTGGTTAATTGCGATTGTTTTTCTTCTCATGGTTTTTTTCATTTGTTCCCACAGAGATACCAAAAGAAAAGCATTCCTCTTTTACGGGGATTCTCTTCATAAAAAGCTTTTCCCGGCTGACAATTACAAAGTGAATGCAGTTAAAGCGACCCTGATTCTTGTTGCTATAGTCCTGATGGTTGCCGCACTTTTAAGACCGCAGTGGGGTTTCAAGTGGATTGAAAAAAAACATGAAGGCGCTGATATACTTATCGCACTTGATGTTTCAGAAAGCATGCTTGCCGGAGATCTGGAACCTAACCGTTTGGAGAGGGCAAAGCTGGAAATAAAAGATATGCTTAAGATTGCCGGAGGAGACAGGGTCGGGCTTATGGTTTTTTCAGGGGATGCATTTCTTGTTTGTCCTCTTACACTTGATTACGGGACTGTAGCGGCTTTTCTCGACGATATTAATACTGATACTTTATCGGCGGAAGGGACCGCTTTTGACCGTGCCATAAGAAGATCAATCAATGCTTTTGACATGAAGAAGAACAACAGCAAGGCAGTAATATTTTTAACCGATGGTGAAGACCATTCTGCTGAAATGTCTCTTGCAGTTGATGATGCCGTGAAAAACAAGATCAGGATATTCTGTGTTGCTATGGGTACAGAAAAGGGTGCTCCGATTCCAATGAAAGATGGTGTATTTAAAAAAGATTCTTATGGGAATGTTATCGTTACAAGGCTTAGTCTTGAGCCGCTGAAAGCTATGGCAGTAAAAACAGGGGGCTCTTTCGTGATCGGAGAGCTTTACAATAATACCCTTGAAGAGTTGTACAACGGCGATATCAGGAAAATGCCAGGTTCGAAAGAACAAAGCGGAGAAAAAGAAAAGAAATGGAATGAAAGATATAAGTTGTTCCTGATACCTGCTTTTGTCCTGCTTATATTGGAATATTTTTATCAGGGGGGAGCTGTCATCAACGGTAAAGAAAAGAGATGGAAGTTTTCCTTTCTTATTCTGCTGGCAATTCTTTATTCAGGGAATGCAGAGTCCTCGGTGCTCTCTGGCGATATGACGAATATATTCGAGTCATATAATGGGGAAAAATATGAAGATGTCCTTGAAAAATTATCAATGGAAGAAATCGAATCCCCCCAAAATGTATATATAAAATATAATATTGGGAATTGCCTTTATAACCTGAAACGTTACAGAGATTCCGAAAAATATTATAAGCTTGTTGTCAAAATGTCTGCTGACAGGGTGCTTATGGAAAAAAGTTTTTACAACATGGGGAATGCCTTTTTCAGAGAAGGAAAAATTCTTGAAGCGATAAAAGCATACAGTGAGGCTTTGGCAATAGATGGAAACGATTCTGATGCAGCATATAACCTCGAGTTTGCAAAAAAGAAATTGGAAAGTATTTCAAAAAAGGAAACGAGTTCTGTTAAGAACGCTATGAATGAGAATGACAAGACTCAGAATCTGATGAAAGAGGATAAGAAAATGAATGATGATAGAAATCCTGATTTAAGCAGTAAGGATTCGGGCAGTACTAATACCAGCAAGTTGAACGAAGGCAGAGACGAGACTGCAACGACTAAAAGATCCATATCAAGAGCAGAGGCTGATGCTTTTCTTGGGAGTATCACCGATAGCAAGAAAAAGGTATTGTCCCGCCAGATCCAGTCAGGTTTTCCTTCATCGCAACCCGGAACGGATAAAGACTGGTAA
- a CDS encoding VWA domain-containing protein has protein sequence MRQKGMNLEELRFDSPYFLLLIVFVPFMVWNYTRDNEKKGIPFSSIELLKEFNRPGKITPGLVKLLLRSLLIIIIAAALARPQLGTYSTEVESEGVDIMLVLDTSGSMSANDFSMGGSRVTRLEAVKRVVRDFVEGREGDRIGMIVFGEEAYTQCPITLDYAMLLYYLEKLEVGVAGDVTAIGTALALGAKRMKDLPGNSKLMILLTDGRNNFGRVTPSMAADIAASYGIKVYTIGVGRKGEAPQMMNSEYGETLLYSQVDLDEPSLKNIASVTGGMYFNAKDTRSLSEIYKRINSMEKIKFKVKTYFKSREIYQYFLMAGLFVLISEIIIMNTLYKVIP, from the coding sequence ATGAGACAGAAGGGGATGAACTTGGAAGAGCTTAGGTTTGATTCACCATATTTTTTACTGCTCATTGTTTTTGTACCTTTTATGGTATGGAACTACACCCGGGACAATGAGAAAAAAGGGATTCCATTTTCTTCCATAGAACTTCTTAAAGAGTTTAACAGGCCCGGTAAAATAACACCCGGACTCGTAAAACTTCTATTAAGGTCGCTGCTTATAATCATCATTGCTGCTGCTCTGGCGCGTCCGCAGCTCGGGACTTATTCAACTGAAGTGGAGTCAGAGGGAGTTGATATAATGCTTGTCCTCGATACATCGGGGAGTATGAGCGCAAATGATTTTTCGATGGGTGGAAGCAGGGTGACGCGCCTTGAAGCCGTAAAAAGGGTGGTGCGGGATTTTGTCGAAGGAAGAGAGGGGGACAGAATAGGGATGATAGTGTTTGGCGAAGAAGCTTATACGCAGTGCCCCATTACTCTCGATTATGCCATGCTCCTTTACTATCTGGAAAAGCTTGAGGTTGGAGTTGCCGGAGATGTGACTGCGATAGGAACAGCACTGGCTCTGGGTGCAAAGAGGATGAAAGACCTTCCCGGCAACTCGAAGTTAATGATCCTTCTTACAGACGGAAGAAATAATTTCGGACGCGTGACGCCTTCGATGGCGGCTGATATTGCTGCTTCATACGGGATAAAAGTCTATACCATAGGAGTCGGAAGAAAGGGAGAAGCCCCGCAGATGATGAATAGTGAATACGGAGAAACTCTTCTTTACAGTCAGGTTGATCTTGATGAACCCTCATTAAAGAATATAGCCAGTGTCACAGGCGGCATGTATTTTAATGCCAAGGACACCCGAAGCCTTTCAGAGATTTACAAGCGGATAAACAGCATGGAGAAAATAAAGTTTAAAGTAAAAACATATTTCAAGTCCCGTGAAATCTATCAGTACTTTCTTATGGCGGGGCTTTTTGTGCTTATTTCTGAAATTATAATTATGAATACCTTATACAAGGTTATCCCGTGA
- a CDS encoding DUF58 domain-containing protein has protein sequence MIDKSLFEKIKRIHIRSNKLVNTIVAGEYESAFRGRGMEFQQVREYVPGDDIRLIDWNVTARTGGAFIKEFKEERELNIMVAVDLSGSSIFGSSKEMKRDVAAELAALFSCLAVKSNDRVGMLLFTDKIEKFLPPKKGRSNIWRVIKEVLSFEPSGTGTDIAMALNFLSKALPRRAVCFIISDFFSFGYEKALKLINNKHETVAVSVMDRREYELPSVGYAELQDAETGETMLVNTSNEKIRKIFRIRSQKRLEIMHKFFISNNIDHIDIWTDAPYIYPVLRYFKMKEKKH, from the coding sequence ATGATTGACAAGAGCCTTTTTGAAAAAATCAAGAGAATCCACATACGGTCTAATAAACTTGTAAATACCATTGTTGCCGGTGAATACGAATCCGCATTCCGCGGGCGCGGGATGGAGTTCCAGCAGGTAAGGGAATATGTTCCCGGCGATGATATAAGGCTTATTGACTGGAATGTCACAGCCCGCACAGGCGGTGCCTTCATCAAGGAGTTTAAAGAAGAGCGTGAGCTTAATATCATGGTAGCCGTTGATCTCTCAGGTTCAAGTATCTTTGGAAGCTCAAAAGAGATGAAGCGTGATGTTGCTGCAGAGCTTGCTGCCTTGTTTTCCTGCCTTGCTGTGAAAAGCAATGACAGGGTCGGCATGCTCCTTTTTACTGACAAGATTGAGAAATTCCTTCCTCCTAAAAAAGGCCGTTCAAATATATGGAGAGTTATAAAAGAGGTGTTGAGCTTTGAGCCTTCTGGCACAGGCACAGACATAGCAATGGCTCTTAATTTTTTAAGCAAGGCGCTTCCGCGCAGAGCCGTTTGTTTCATTATCTCCGATTTTTTTTCTTTCGGTTATGAAAAAGCTTTAAAATTAATTAACAATAAACATGAGACTGTAGCCGTTTCTGTGATGGATAGAAGAGAATATGAGCTTCCATCTGTAGGTTATGCGGAACTGCAAGACGCAGAGACCGGAGAAACAATGCTTGTAAATACATCGAATGAGAAGATTCGGAAAATTTTTCGCATAAGGTCTCAAAAGCGTCTTGAAATAATGCATAAATTTTTCATTTCTAATAATATTGACCATATAGATATATGGACTGATGCCCCTTATATCTATCCGGTTTTACGCTATTTCAAAATGAAGGAAAAGAAACACTGA
- a CDS encoding MoxR family ATPase, which translates to MGIDASQMNQVVKDNMEVLSKIRGQIGKVIIGQKYMVDRILTGILAGGHILIEGVPGLAKTTIVKVLSKSLDLKFQRIQFTPDLLPADLIGTQIFLQKDGAFSTKKGPIFTNILLADEINRAPAKVQSALLEAMQEKQVTIGETTFKIDEPFFVLATQNPIEQEGTYPLPEAQVDRFMMKLKISYPSIKEEKDIVKRINEINEYIPTPVAGPADIRKLQEVTDKIYVDDKIYDYILNIVFATREPGGYGIDISEWIEYGASPRASIYLLQCAKANAFLEERGYVIPMDVKAVCPDVLRHRIIVSYEAEAEDVTSDDVIKKILERVTVP; encoded by the coding sequence ATGGGGATTGACGCTTCTCAGATGAATCAGGTTGTTAAAGATAACATGGAAGTTCTGTCCAAAATCAGGGGACAGATTGGGAAAGTCATAATCGGCCAGAAATACATGGTAGACAGGATACTTACAGGTATCCTTGCCGGAGGGCATATCCTTATTGAGGGAGTTCCCGGTCTTGCCAAGACAACCATAGTAAAAGTATTATCAAAGAGCCTTGATTTAAAATTCCAGAGGATTCAGTTTACTCCTGACCTTCTCCCTGCTGACCTTATAGGGACTCAGATTTTCCTCCAGAAAGATGGCGCATTTTCAACAAAGAAAGGACCAATTTTTACAAATATTTTACTTGCCGACGAGATAAACAGGGCTCCGGCAAAGGTGCAGAGTGCCCTGCTTGAGGCAATGCAGGAAAAACAGGTTACCATAGGTGAAACTACATTTAAAATAGATGAGCCCTTTTTTGTCCTTGCGACACAGAACCCGATCGAGCAGGAAGGGACGTATCCTTTGCCTGAAGCCCAGGTTGACCGGTTCATGATGAAGCTCAAGATATCCTATCCTTCTATCAAGGAAGAAAAGGATATAGTAAAACGCATTAATGAAATAAACGAATATATTCCAACACCTGTAGCCGGACCGGCTGATATCAGGAAGCTCCAGGAAGTGACAGATAAAATCTACGTAGATGACAAAATATATGACTACATTCTTAATATTGTTTTTGCCACGAGGGAGCCGGGTGGTTACGGAATCGATATCAGCGAATGGATAGAGTACGGGGCATCTCCAAGGGCATCTATCTACCTTCTTCAATGTGCGAAGGCCAATGCCTTCCTTGAAGAGAGAGGATATGTGATACCAATGGATGTAAAAGCTGTATGCCCCGATGTCCTGCGCCACAGGATAATTGTTTCCTATGAAGCCGAAGCAGAGGACGTGACAAGCGACGATGTTATAAAAAAGATTTTAGAGCGTGTCACCGTTCCTTAA